In Drosophila innubila isolate TH190305 chromosome 2L unlocalized genomic scaffold, UK_Dinn_1.0 5_B_2L, whole genome shotgun sequence, a single window of DNA contains:
- the LOC117782736 gene encoding 28S ribosomal protein S9, mitochondrial, producing MALRVFGLNLIKTNRNLLQNAGKINGVSNVQAVAAATYATQVTVEATPAAVQKQKVSKAMKAYLKRANEHDEFMKTQHLDFQIGKRHLANMMGADAETFTQEDIDEAIAYLFPSGLYDKRARPAMRSPDEVFPARKAAEFDETGRPFHSMFYTGKPNFFQLLHDIVTETNKLNDFEERMLRRGNKPDDNQKLETAGFQLLPKEQLERLLVEHIADIEYQNFCSSMDRLIASPYAYKSKAFIERFLKPLIDQSKQLEVPKPKIDEQGRQYITTYECLRKTARADVTVRLPGTGKITINGHDISYFSMEQSKEQLLFPLNFTEMLGKVDVEANVEGGGPSGQAGAIRWGIAMSLRSFVDQEMIESMRLAGLLTRDYRRRERKKFGQEGARRKYTWKKR from the exons ATGGCTCTGCGTGtttttggcttaaatttaataaaaactaacagAAATCTGCTGCAAAATGCTGGCAAGATCAATGGAGTTAGCAATGTGCAAGCG GTAGCAGCGGCAACATACGCTACGCAGGTGACCGTCGAGGCAACACCGGCAGCGGTCCAAAAGCAGAAAGTCAGCAAGGCAATGAAAGCTTATCTGAAGCGGGCCAACGAGCACGATGAGTTCATGAAAACACAGCACTTGGATTTTCAAATTGGCAAGCGACATTTGGCCAATATGATGGGCGCCGATGCAGAGACATTTACTCAAGAAGATATAGAT GAAGCCATCGCCTATCTATTCCCTTCCGGTCTGTACGACAAACGGGCTCGTCCCGCCATGAGGTCTCCGGACGAAGTTTTTCCAGCGCGAAAGGCAGCCGAATTCGATGAGACAGGTCGGCCATTTCACAGTATGTTCTACACGGGAAAACCCAACTTTTTTCAACTGCTGCAC GACATTGTTACGGAAACCAACAAACTAAACGATTTCGAAGAACGCATGCTGCGACGTGGTAACAAGCCCGATGACAACCAGAAGCT cgAAACGGCTGGCTTTCAGCTGCTGCCGAAGGAGCAACTGGAACGTCTGCTTGTGGAGCATATTGCAGACATTGAATACCAGAATTTTTGCAGCAGCATGGATCGTTTAATTGCCTCACCGTATGCATACAAGAGCAAGGCGTTTATTGAGCGCTTTCTAAAGCCATTGATTGATCAATCCAAGCAACTCGAAGTGCCCAAGCCAAAGATCGATGAGCAGGGCCGTCAATATATAACCACCTATGAGTGCCTGCGCAAGACAGCACGTGCCGATGTCACTGTGCGTCTGCCCGGCACAGGAAAGATAACAATTAATGGCCATGATATCTCGTACTTTAGCATGGAACAGAGCAAAGAACAG ttaCTTTTTCCGCTGAACTTTACCGAAATGCTGGGCAAAGTTGATGTGGAGGCCAATGTGGAGGGCGGTGGTCCGTCCGGTCAGGCAGGTGCCATTCGTTGGGGCATTGCAATGAGCTTGCGCAGCTTCGTTGATCAGGAGATGATTGAGTCAATGCGCTTGG CCGGCTTGCTGACACGTGACTACCGCCGGCGGGAGCGCAAGAAGTTCGGACAGGAAGGCGCTCGGCGCAAGTACACGTGGAAGAAGCGCTAA
- the LOC117782734 gene encoding zinc finger protein 283, with protein MDRLCRVCMDSSVTLVDIFAERLQPSKKDPSLAEMLNEFCEVKPKDLLPQTICLSCVLAAQNAYRFKRTCEESNRQLLEMLAIRNQDSTKYIVPCVEAVYQAEEIPVNLNCIKVEPTHQDVAITSDTVQPQLNVKPIIRSVQPRYTINKKIRRNQQTTDIYTHKCKFCGKGFNGLYPTRLHEKRHTGEKTFFCSTCGKGFIRGHDLKIHTRIHTGERFQCPHCPRSFIQKHILKTHMQNHTMKDFRCEHCPYVFKLQSQLRIHKSVSHGQPVNAVKKTVVKTHATKGKMQNTKIIVQQKPQKTLTVLERGLRDKLPPVSYEELDIECELNDNYTAPTKLKCKQKSFEKPKNMALIKSQKEPKQPIDSSKIKDKHKIHFCDTCGKGFPRRYALTQHNRTHTGERPYKCSYCPSAFTQGHALKRHVGRIHSKFAHKELQIPPIKRVVVRVARVQLPCVLTY; from the exons ATGGACCGACTTTGTCGTGTTTGTATGGACAGTTCTGTTACGTTGGTTGACATATTTGCCGAACGGCTGCAACCGTCAAAAAAGGACCCTAGCCTGGCTGAAATGCTCAATGAATTCTGCGAGGTGAAACCGAAGGATTTGCTGCCTCAGACCATATGCCTGTCCTGCGTTCTTGCGGCGCAAAATGCTTACAGATTCAAACGGACGTGCGAGGAGAGCAATCGCCAGCTATTGGAGATGCTGGCGATAAGAAACCAGGACAGTACCAAGTACATAGTTCCTTGCGTAGAAGCTGTCTACCAAGCTGAGGAGATTCCGGTGAACTTGAATTGCATCAAGGTGGAGCCAACTCATCAAGATGTAGCAATTACCAGTGACACTGTGCAACCTCAATTGAATGTGAAACCAATAATAAGATCGGTACAACCGCGgtatactataaataaaaagatcaGGCGCAACCAACAAACTACAGATATATATACCCACAAGTGCAAATTCTGCGGAAAAGGATTTAACGGATTATATCCAACGCGATTACACGAGAA ACGCCACACTGGAGAGAAAACCTTTTTTTGTTCCACTTGTGGCAAGGGCTTCATCCGCGGTCACGATCTGAagatacatactcgtattcaCACCGGTGAACGGTTCCAGTGTCCACACTGCCCACGATCCTTCATCCAAAAGCATATTCTTAAAACTCATATGCAAAATCACACAATGAAGGATTTTCGCTGCGAGCATTGTCCCTacgtatttaaattgcaatctCAGCTACGAATACATAAATCCGTCTCGCACGGACAACCTGTTAATGCAGTTAAAAAAACTGTGGTAAAGACACATGCGACTAAGGGTAAAATGCAGAATACTAAGATTATTGTGCAGCAAAAACCACAAAAGACATTAACTGTCTTAGAGCGTGGATTACGTGATAAACTTCCGCCTGTCTCATACGAGGAATTGGATATAGAATGTGAACTTAACGATAATTACACTGCGCCGACCAAATTAAagtgtaaacaaaaaagtttcgaAAAGCCCAAAAATATGGCTCTAATCAAAAGTCAGAAAGAGCCTAAACAGCCAATAGACTCttcaaaaatcaaagataA ACACAAAATTCACTTTTGTGACACCTGTGGCAAGGGATTCCCCCGAAGATACGCGTTGACGCAACACAATCGAACTCATACCGGCGAACGTCCCTACAAATGCAGCTACTGCCCGAGTGCATTTACCCAGGGACATGCTCTCAAGAGGCACGTCGGCAGGATTCACAGTAAATTCGCTCACAAGGAACTGCAGATTCCGCCGATAAAGCGAGTGGTCGTTAGAGTCGCCCGCGTCCAACTGCCGTGTGTACTCACGTATTGA
- the LOC117782733 gene encoding amidophosphoribosyltransferase, with protein sequence MSSNKNVSLASQSQPQHVRIESHKQQVEADAPTLASATTSTSTLSISESKELTGLTHECGVFGAIACGDWPTQIDIAHVICLGLVALQHRGQESAGIVTSEGKCSKNFNVHKGMGMISTLFNDDSMKKLRGNLGIGHTRYSTAGASEVVNCQPFVVHTAHGAMALAHNGELVNNESLRREVLGRGVGLSTHSDSELIAQSLCCAPEDVSEHDGPNWPARIRHFMMMAPLSYSLVIMLKDKIYAVRDTYGNRPLCIGKIVPINSGHTGNNTETHADGWVVSSESCGFLSIGARYEREVEPGEIVELTRSGYRTVDIVERPEFKRMAFCIFEYVYFARGDSIFEGQMVYSVRLECGRQLWREAPVEADIVSSVPESGTAAAHGYARESNLEFAEVLCRNRYVGRTFIQPSTRLRQLGVAKKFGALSENVAGKRLVLIDDSIVRGNTIGPIIKLLRDAGAREVHIRIASPPLQYACYMGINIPTREELIANKMNAQQLARHVGADSLAYLSVAGLVQTVQRKHVASTKPTGHCTACLTGEYPGGLPDELSW encoded by the coding sequence ATGTCAAGCAACAAGAACGTGTCATtagcgtcgcagtcgcagccgcAACATGTGCGCATCGAAAGCCACAAGCAACAGGTGGAGGCCGATGCGCCCACGTTGGCGTCggcgacgacgtcgacgtcgacgttgtcCATAAGCGAGAGTAAGGAATTAACCGGTTTGACGCACGAGTGTGGAGTTTTTGGAGCCATTGCCTGTGGCGACTGGCCCACACAGATTGACATTGCGCACGTGATTTGTTTGGGTCTGGTGGCCTTGCAGCATCGGGGCCAGGAGTCAGCGGGCATTGTGACCAGCGAGGGAAAATGCTCGAAAAACTTCAATGTGCACAAGGGCATGGGTATGATCAGTACTCTTTTTAATGACGACTCGATGAAGAAGCTGCGAGGCAACTTGGGCATTGGCCATACTCGTTACTCCACGGCAGGAGCATCGGAGGTGGTCAACTGTCAGCCATTCGTTGTACATACGGCACATGGAGCCATGGCGCTGGCTCACAACGGCGAGCTCGTCAACAATGAATCTCTGCGCCGTGAGGTGTTGGGTCGAGGAGTCGGCTTGTCCACACACAGTGACAGTGAGCTGATTGCCCAATCGTTGTGCTGCGCACCTGAAGATGTCTCGGAACACGACGGACCCAACTGGCCAGCACGCATCAGACACTTCATGATGATGGCGCCATTATCCTATTCACTGGTCATCATGCTGAAGGACAAGATCTACGCTGTTCGCGATACCTATGGCAATCGACCATTGTGTATTGGAAAAATCGTTCCCATTAACTCTGGTCACACGGGCAACAACACGGAAACACATGCTGACGGCTGGGTGGTATCCAGTGAGAGCTGCGGCTTTCTGTCCATTGGTGCACGCTATGAGCGCGAGGTGGAGCCTGGCGAGATCGTGGAGCTTACGCGCAGCGGCTATCGAACCGTCGACATTGTGGAGCGTCCCGAATTTAAGCGCATGGCTTTCTGCATCTTTGAATATGTCTACTTTGCCCGAGGAGACAGCATCTTCGAGGGTCAGATGGTGTATTCTGTGCGGTTGGAGTGCGGACGCCAACTCTGGCGTGAGGCACCCGTTGAGGCGGATATTGTGAGCTCTGTGCCAGAGTCTGGTACTGCGGCAGCTCACGGCTATGCCCGGGAGTCGAATCTGGAATTCGCCGAGGTTCTGTGCCGAAATCGCTATGTAGGTCGCACCTTTATACAGCCCTCAACGCGCCTTCGACAGCTGGGCGTTGCCAAGAAGTTTGGAGCCCTGTCGGAGAATGTGGCTGGCAAGCGACTGGTTCTAATCGACGATTCCATTGTGCGCGGCAACACTATTGGACCTATAATTAAGCTGCTTCGCGATGCTGGAGCTCGGGAGGTGCATATTCGCATTGCAAGCCCGCCGCTTCAGTATGCCTGCTATATGGGCATCAATATACCCACACGCGAGGAGCTTATCGCCAACAAGATGAACGCCCAGCAGTTGGCTCGTCACGTGGGAGCCGACAGTCTCGCCTACCTAAGTGTCGCCGGTCTGGTGCAAACGGTGCAACGTAAGCATGTGGCATCCACCAAGCCAACTGGGCATTGCACTGCTTGTTTAACGGGTGAATATCCTGGCGGGCTGCCCGACGAGCTAAGCTGGTGA
- the LOC117782741 gene encoding protein unc-50 homolog, translating into MSQYSHVKYTTSPTPSVVSGYSSASRLQSPLPPPVGYRKDCLSATSKSYKYLRRLLKFNQMDFEFALWQMIYLFIAPQKVYRNFNYRKQTKSQFARDDPAFLVLLVICLCVTSLGFAYVLGLSIWQSISFIFYVVFVDCIFAGIIIASFFWAVTNRYLRTSNLEPDIEWGYAFDVHLNAFFPPLMLLHFIQLFFYNWLISQTWFISRFLGNSFWLMGMSYYVYITFLGYNCIPHLKNTRLILIALPIIFLLYLVVTIIGWNATISFVNFYKYRVY; encoded by the exons ATGAGCCAATACAGTCACGTTAAGTACACCACATCGCCAACGCCATCCGTGGTGTCTGGCTATTCTAGTGCATCGCGGCTGCAATCGCCGTTGCCACCGCCAGTTGGCTATCGCAAGGATTGCCTCTCAGCGACATCAAAAAGTTACAAATATCTGCGACGATTGCtaaaattcaatcaaatgGATTTTGAATTTGCGCTCTGGCAAATGATCTACTTGTTTATAGCGCCACAGAAAGTGTACAGAAATTTCAATTACAGGAAACAAACGAAATCTCAGTTTGCTCGCGATGATCCCGCATTTCTGGTGCTGCTTGTGATTTGTCTATGTG TAACCTCTCTGGGATTCGCATATGTACTTGGCCTGTCCATTTGGCAGAgtatttcctttattttctATGTGGTTTTCGTCGACTGCATCTTTGCTGGCATCATAATAGCATCATTTTTTTGGGCCGTTACAAACCGCTATTTGCGAACCAGTAATCTAGAACCGGACATTGAGTGGGGCTATGCATTTGATGTGCATCTCAACGCATTCTTTCCGCCGCTAATGCTGCTGCATTTTATTCAGTTGTTCTTTTACAATTGGCTGATAAGTCAGACTTGGTTCATTTCGCGTTTCCTGGGCAACTCCTTCTGGCTGATGGGCATGAGCTATTATGTGTACATCACTTTTCTTGGCTATAACT GTATTCCACATTTGAAAAACACGCGTCTTATACTCATTGCGCTGCCCATTATCTTTCTGTTGTATCTCGTCGTCACTATCATAGGCTGGAATGCAACAATTTCGTTTGTAAACTTCTATAAATATCGCGTGTATTGA
- the LOC117782738 gene encoding 39S ribosomal protein L19, mitochondrial, with protein MNVNARILTNRLAQQCAIKRIVTFSTKPTQRAAAAAAVPQQEQQQQQQQDVVAPSARKPIVPSHYRFVYPEFLPDPKVEWRNTIREKLERLDMLDRRRQIDLPEFYVGSILAVTSSDPHAAGKTSRFVGICIHRERCGLRARFILRNVIDHQGIEVVYELYDPTIQKVEVLRVEKRLDDSLFYLRDALPEYSTFDENMEAEALEDGTPVPVNDIKVVLRPRPWLERWERQNLRGVANIDQYLKDKHRKSSEKVQKPWEKYDLMKQYRSTIPEEEQKEIFAEVHTELHTLELQRKRNKRKRTFVKPKQLA; from the exons ATGAACGTAAACGCTAGAATTCTGACTAATAGATTAGCGCAACAATGTGCTATCAAACGGATTG TCACATTTTCCACTAAGCCGACACAACgggctgcagcagcagcagccgtgccgcagcaagaacaacaacaacagcaacagcaggatGTAGTTGCGCCTTCAGCTCGGAAGCCCATTGTACCTTCACATTATCGCTTTGTGTACCCTGAGTTCCTGCCTGATCCGAAAGTGGAATGGAGAAATACAATTCGCGAGAAGCTGGAGCGTCTGGATATGTTGGACCGACGTCGTCAAATTGACCTACCCGAGTTCTATGTGGGCTCCATTCTGGCTGTGACCAGTTCCGATCCCCATGCTGCCGGTAAAACGAGTCGTTTTGTGGGAATTTGCATTCATCGTGAGCGCTGCGGATTACGTGCTCGATTTATTCTGCGTAACGTTATCGATCACCAGGGAATAGAGGTCGTCTACGAGCTGTACGATCCCACCATTCAGAAAGTCGAGGTGCTGCGTGTGGAGAAACGCCTCGATGATAGCTTGTTTTATTTGCGAGATGCCTTGCCTGAGTACAGCACTTTTGATGAGAATATGGAAGCAGAAGCTCTGGAGGATGGCACTCCTGTGCCCGTTAATGATATCAAAGTTGTACTGCGTCCTCGTCCCTGGCTAGAACGCTGGGAACGTCAAAACTTGAGAGGTGTGGCCAACATTGATCAGTATCTAAAGGACAAACATCGCAAGTCGTCTGAAAAAGTACAAAAGCCATGGGAAAAATATGATCTCATGAAGCAGTACCGTTCCACCATTCCCGAGGAGGAGCAAAAAGAGATATTTGCCGAGGTCCATACAGAACTGCATACCTTAGAACTGCAGAGAAAGCGTAACAAACGGAAACGTACCTTTGTCAAGCCCAAGCAGTTGGCTTAG
- the LOC117782728 gene encoding ER membrane protein complex subunit 1, with product MRLALHPAGTLISLSLLLLLSTCSALYEDQIKKFDWRSVHVGALKQVHVDLNHFQPRILLSTNEQVVASLCPKSGEIVWRQVLEQKSRGDVKLLQVSGFSDDSSDTAAAPMGSRLGFDMLTVQGHAPSLVRGWNTNIGTIEWEWSIMPLNTERAQDALWFYKNSVLYHVVPVWRSHLEVTAYFATSGHTTGSTSKIMAAWIKSDSCLLSGTYFVCLDGKQLISLDLLAKSTQVIATPLLTEPSDKIQSLPGLNGVLIANKRLISVNKEQAVCSELNSASYVIGSFNYRKVVAYADLADGNLKINAVYLDNCSPVPELQMSLAFADHYGTPSLRSFDCKLKRNSDGKSCLFLFATSAESIVAVQQGRVRWAREESLANVIDTQFIDLPLSDTEGTLENEMKGKAGDIVSAFMRRITTQALQIKSLFLHVIGLGPPPTDTQRAGLVRDSFGLHKMLVLLTRTGKIFGIDNVAGKHHWKLYLPNVSGFENAEEMRLIVQRSSKHFPLQPLCAIVAKFATNGNGVLFRFNPITGLAAEGGLLQLDYQIKQLALLPETEQDFVKGILMLDAANKVHVQPKHATPLADGMYLYTADVKTAELEGYFVKYAGSELSCTPIWNVRLGGHNSEQHIIGVASKNPIEHVHSQGRVLGDRSVLYKYINPNLVAFVTQAPDAIHKSVLNLYLIDVVSGSVIFSMTHRKVRPPLHIVHSENWLAYSYFNDKVRRTEITTIELYEGNAQGNNSVWSSLQAPSMPLVERQSYIIPTIVEALRETITERGITNKHVLIGTASGGIVEMPWHLLDPRRPISSTTQGREEGAIPYIPELPLPTENHINYNQTIARLRNIYTAPSGLESTCLVVATGLDLFVTRVAPSKTFDLLKEDFDYILISIVLVVLTSGSLIVRHLASRKLLKQAWK from the exons ATGCGTTTAGCACTGCATCCAGCCGGTACGCTAATCTCACTATCGCTTTTACTGTTACTGAGCACCTGCTCTGCGCTATACGAGGACCAGATTAAAAAATTCGACTG GCGTAGCGTTCATGTTGGTGCCTTAAAGCAGGTCCACGTCGACCTCAACCATTTTCAGCCGCGAATATTGCTAAGTACGAATGAGCAAGTGGTCGCCTCATTATGTCCAAAATCCGGAGAGATTGTCTGGCGACAGGTGCTAGAGCAGAAGTCAAGAGGCGACGTGAAGTTGTTGCAAGTAAGCGGATTCTCCGACGATAGTAGTGACACGGCTGCCGCTCCAATGGGCTCCCGTCTAGGCTTTGACATGCTGACTGTTCAGGGTCATGCGCCCTCTCTGGTACGTGGCTGGAATACTAACATTGGTACAATCGAGTGGGAGTGGTCCATAATGCCATTGAATACAGAACGTGCCCAGGACGCGCTCTGGTTTTATAAGAACTCGGTGCTGTATCACGTAGTGCCTGTGTGGCGGAGTCATCTAGAGGTAACTGCCTACTTTGCCACCTCAGGACACACAACCGGCAGCACGAGCAAGATAATGGCAGCATGGATTAAGTCCGACAGCTGTTTGCTCAGCGGAACCTACTTTGTTTGTTTGGATGGTAAACAGCTCATCAGCTTAGATCTGCTGGCCAAAAGTACGCAGGTTATTGCCACGCCTCTTCTAACTGAGCCCAGTGACAAAATCCAATCTCTACCG GGTCTAAACGGTGTGCTTATTGCCAACAAGAGACTTATTAGCGTTAATAAGGAACAAGCCGTGTGCTCTGAACTGAATAGTGCCAGCTATGTTATAGGAAGTTTCAATTACCGCAAAGTTGTGGCCTACGCGGATTTGGCAGACGGC aATCTCAAAATTAACGCTGTTTATTTGGACAACTGCTCACCTGTCCCAGAGCTACAAATGAGCTTAGCCTTTGCTGATCATTATGGAACTCCTAGTCTGCGTTCCTTTGACTGCAAACTGAAGCGCAATAGCGATGGTAAAAGCTGTCTGTTTCTATTTGCCACTAGCGCCGAGTCCATTGTTGCCGTACAGCAAGGACGAGTACGTTGGGCACGTGAGGAGTCGTTGGCTAATGTTATTGATACGCAGTTCATTGACTTACCATTGTCTGATACAGAGGGCACTCTGGAGAACGAAATGAAGGGCAAAGCGG GCGACATTGTCAGTGCCTTTATGCGTCGAATCACCACACAAGCGCTCCAAATCAAAAGCCTGTTCCTGCATGTCATCGGACTGGGCCCACCACCTACGGATACGCAACGTGCTGGACTTGTGCGCGACTCTTTTGGTCTCCACAAGATGCTGGTGCTGTTGACACGCACTGGCAAAATATTCGGCATCGACAACGTTGCTGGTAAACATCATTGGAAGTTGTATCTCCCAAATGTATCGGGCTTTGAGAATGCCGAGGAGATGCGTCTGATTGTACAGCGAAGCTCCAAACATTTCCCATTGCAGCCACTGTGCGCAATTGTTGCCAAGTTTGCA ACTAATGGCAATGGAGTATTGTTTCGCTTTAACCCCATCACTGGTCTCGCCGCCGAAGGCGGACTCCTGCAGCTGGATTATCAAATCAAGCAGCTTGCGCTTTTGCCTGAAACGGAACAAGACTTTGTTAAGGGCATACTGATGCTGGACGCTGCCAACAAAGTTCATGTGCAGCCCAAGCATGCTACTCCACTG GCTGATGGTATGTACTTGTATACTGCCGATGTAAAGACTGCTGAACTCGAGGGTTACTTTGTGAAATATGCGGGCAGC GAACTATCTTGCACGCCCATTTGGAATGTGCGCCTTGGAGGGCACAATTCGGAACAGCATATTATTGGCGTTGCCAGCAAGAATCCCATCGAGCACGTTCACTCTCAGGGTCGTGTTCTGGGCGATCGCTCCGTGCTTTATAAGTACATCAATCCCAATTTGGTCGCTTTCGTAACACAGGCTCCAGATGCCATTCACAAAT ctgtgctcaatttgtatttaattgatGTTGTCTCCGGCTCCGTTATATTCTCTATGACACATCGCAAGGTGCGTCCTCCGCTTCATATTGTGCACTCAGAGAACTGGTTGGCCTACTCTTATTTCAACGATAAAGTGCGTCGCACGGAAATCA CTACCATCGAGCTGTATGAGGGTAACGCCCAGGGCAACAACAGTGTCTGGAGCTCCTTGCAGGCACCTTCTATGCCCCTTGTAGAACGTCAATCTTACATCATACCTACCATTGTTGAGGCCTTGCGCGAAACTATCACCGAACGCGGTATCACCAACAAACACGTGCTAA TTGGCACAGCCAGTGGCGGAATCGTTGAAATGCCCTGGCACCTCCTGGACCCACGTCGTCCGATTTCATCGACCACACAGGGACGAGAAGAAGGCGCCATTCCTTATATACCCGAGTTACCATTGCCCACAGAGAATCATATAAATTACAATCAGACCATTGCACGTTTGCGTAATATTTATACCGCTCCCAGCGGTCTGGAGAGTACCTGTCTAGTCGTGGCCACTGGCTTAG ATTTGTTCGTTACACGCGTTGCGCCTTCCAAAACGTTCGATTTGTTAAAGGAGGATTTTGATTATATACTAATATCCATAGTGCTAGTCGTGCTCACATCGGGCTCTTTGATTGTTAGGCATTTAGCGTCGCGCAAATTGCTCAAGCAGGCGTGGAAATAG
- the LOC117782742 gene encoding putative riboflavin kinase encodes MLKHLPIYACGEIVRGFGRGSKELGIPTANLSLEAVKSLPDSLQTGVYYGWANVNNGDVHKMVLSIGWNPFYQNKEKSVETHILHDFNCDLYGQILKICIAGYLRPEQNFDSLKVLIDTIKSDIDSAKSLLDTVENKMLQGNSFFTNKLEKFLIC; translated from the exons atGCTAAAACACTTGCCAATCTATGCCTGCGGTGAAATTGTTCGCGGCTTTGGTCGTGGCTCCAAAGAACTAGGAATACCAACAG CAAACCTCTCTCTGGAAGCGGTAAAGTCGCTGCCAGATTCCCTGCAAACCGGAGTCTACTACGGCTGGGCAAACGTCAATAACGGCGATGTTCACAAAATGGTACTTAGCATAGGCTGGAATCCATTTTACCAAAACAAGGAAAAGAGTGTGGAAACTCATATCCTGCATGACTTCAACTGTGATTTGTACGGccaaatcttaaaaatatgcataGCAGGCTATTTGCGACCTGAGCAAAACTTTGACTCATTGAAG GTTCTAATTGACACTATTAAATCGGACATTGATAGTGCAAAATCGCTCCTGGACACTGTGGAgaataaaatgttgcaagGGAATTCCTTTTTTACTAACAAATTGGAgaagtttttaatatgttga